A stretch of Brassica napus cultivar Da-Ae chromosome C6, Da-Ae, whole genome shotgun sequence DNA encodes these proteins:
- the LOC106404200 gene encoding nucleolin-like, giving the protein MSKPCRQLKRKFQSRVSNALAISTLIVIRLGPLFEESLPVEGLDATPDFAEATAVPKKTLFISHLSHQKTIISDIIDFFKDAGEVVRVRLILDQCGEHAGCGFVECASSNEANKALQQKNGEYLHNRSIFLDVANNEFAENLSTQNVLLVANLSPQTTKISHIIKFFKNVGEVVSVRLIVNRECKHVGYGFIEFASPCEAQVALKMMNGAYMDDHKIMLMKGLDQTPDFVEAVATSRSKTLYVANLPREKTEISHIIDFFKDVGEVVHVRLICNLMGNHVGTGFVEFASADEAKKVRSIGDGLHPYHKAHRITRPSSASWANLFGSASRVVSSALECF; this is encoded by the exons ATGTCTAAGCCTTGTAGACAGTTGAAGAGGAAATTCCAGTCAAGGGTGTCAAATGCTTTGGCGATATCAACCTTAATAGTGATACGCTTAGGACCCTT gTTCGAAGAAAGCCTTCCGGTTGAAGGACTTGATGCAACTCCCGATTTTGCTGAG GCAACTGCCGTACCAAAGAAGACTCTCTTTATTTCCCATCTCTCACACCAGAAAACTATCATATCAGATAT CATCGATTTCTTCAAAGATGCTGGGGAAGTTGTTCGGGTTCGACTTATTCTAGACCAGTGTGGTGAGCATGCGGGCTGTGGCTTTGTTGAGTGTGCTTCTTCTAACGAAGCAAATAAG GCGCTGCAACAAAAGAACGGTGAATATTTGCACAACCGCAGCATTTTTCTTGATGTGGCAAATAATGAATTTGCAGAGAACCTTTCCACCCAA AACGTACTCCTTGTTGCCAACCTCTCTCCACAAACAACTAAAATATCACATAT CATCAAGTTCTTCAAAAATGTTGGAGAAGTTGTTAGTGTTCGACTTATTGTTAACCGCGAGTGTAAGCATGTCGGGTATGGCTTTATTGAGTTTGCTTCTCCTTGTGAAGCACAGGTG GCGCTGAAAATGATGAATGGTGCATATATGGACGATCATAAGATTATGTTGATGAAAGGACTTGATCAAACTCCCGATTTTGTTGAG GCAGTTGCCACCTCAAGAAGTAAGACGCTCTATGTTGCCAATCTCCCTCGCGAAAAAACTGAAATATCACATAT CATCGATTTCTTCAAAGATGTTGGAGAAGTTGTTCATGTTCGACTTATTTGCAACCTCATGGGCAATCATGTGGGCACTggctttgttgagtttgcttctGCTGATGAAGCAAAGAAGGTGAGGAGTataggagatggattacatccctaccacaaggcccatcgaataacAAGACCTAGCTCAGCAAGCTGGGCTAATTTATTCGGCTCAGCGAGTAGAGTCGTCAGCTCGGCTCTAGAATGCTTTTAG